The sequence below is a genomic window from Pseudomonadota bacterium.
GAAGAGGCAGGCCTGAAGATGGGCCGGATCGATTATTCCGGAACCTTTAATATGGCCTGCCTTGAATATGTGCCGGAAATTGAGGTTGGCCAATACACTGTGGTGCATGCCGGATTTGCGATCTCGGCAATTGACGAAGATGAGGCCCGAAAAACCCTTGAAATCTGGCAGGAACTCATTAAGGCAACCAAAGAGCAAGGCATAGATATATTTGCAGTGACGAGTGAGGAATGACAAGTGCTGAGTGCTGAGTGCTGAGTGCTGAGTGCTGAGTGCTGAGTGCTGAGTGCTGAGTGCTGAGTGCTGAGTGCTGAGTGCTGAGTGCTGAGTGCTGAGTGCTGAGTGCTGAGTGCT
It includes:
- a CDS encoding HypC/HybG/HupF family hydrogenase formation chaperone, producing MCLAVPGKLVEIYEEAGLKMGRIDYSGTFNMACLEYVPEIEVGQYTVVHAGFAISAIDEDEARKTLEIWQELIKATKEQGIDIFAVTSEE